In Pseudomonas sp. KBS0710, the sequence ACCGTTGTCGAGCAAGGCATCGACAGCTTCTTGCAACATACGCTTTTCGTTGCGCACGATGATGTCCGGAGCGGACAGATCAAGCAGGCGCTTCAAGCGGTTGTTACGGTTGATCACGCGGCGGTACAGGTCGTTGAGGTCGGACGTCGCGAAACGACCACCGTCCAACGGTACCAGCGGACGCAGGTCTGGCGGCAGAACCGGCAGAACGGTCAGCACCATCCACTCTGGCAAGTTGCCGGAACCCTGGAAGGCTTCCATCAACTTCAGACGCTTGGACAGCTTCTTGATCTTGGTTTCGGAGTTGGTTTGCGGAATTTCTTCGCGCAGACGGCCAATCTCGTGCTCCAGGTCGATAGCGTGCAGCAGTTCGCGGACAGCTTCGGCACCCATGCGGGCATCGAAATCGTCACCGAATTCTTCCAGCGCTTCGAAGTACTGCTCGTCGTTCAGCAGCTGACCTTTTTCAAGGGTGGTCATGCCTGGATCGATAACGACATAGCTCTCGAAGTAGAGAACGCGTTCGATATCACGCAGGGTCATGTCCATCAGCAAGCCGATACGGGACGGCAGCGATTTCAGAAACCAGATGTGGGCAACCGGCGAAGCCAGTTCGATGTGCGCCATGCGCTCACGACGAACCTTGGCCAGTGCAACTTCAACGCCGCACTTCTCGCAGATCACACCACGGTGCTTCAAGCGCTTGTACTTACCGCACAGGCACTCGTAATCCTTTACCGGGCCAAAGATCTTGGCGCAGAACAGGCCGTCACGTTCTGGTTTGAACGTACGGTAGTTAATGGTTTCCGGCTTTTTAACTTCACCGAACGACCACGAACGGATCATCTCAGGCGATGCCAACCCAATACGGATGGCGTCGAACTCTTCGACTTGACCCTGGTTTTTCAGCAAATTCAGTAGGTCTTTCAAGGCCTTTCCTCCTGGCGGAGCAGAGAGCGGGCTAAACAGCCCCGCTCTCGATTCGCGTCACGTGTTATTCGGTTTCCAGATCGATATCGATGCCGAGGGAACGAATTTCTTTGATCAACACGTTGAAGGACTCGGGCATGCCCGGCTCCATACGGTGATCGCCGTCCACGATGTTTTTGTACATCTTGGTCCGACCGTTCACATCGTCCGACTTCACTGTGAGCATTTCTTGCAGAGTGTAAGCAGCACCGTATGCTTCCAGTGCCCAGACCTCCATCTCCCCGAAACGCTGACCACCGAACTGAGCCTTACCACCCAGCGGCTGCTGGGTAACCAGGCTGTACGAACCGGTAGAACGAGCGTGCATCTTATCGTCTACCAAGTGGTTCAGCTTCAGCATGTACATGTAGCCAACAGTAACCGGGCGCTCAAACTTGTTGCCGGTACGGCCGTCGAACAGCTGCATCTGGCCGCTTTCTGGCAGGTCTGCCAGTTTCAGCATGGCCTTGATTTCGCTTTCCTTGGCACCGTCGAACACCGGGGTAGCCATTGGAACGCCGCCGCGCAGGTTCTTCGCCAGATCCAGGATTTCCTGGTCGGAGAAGGTGTCCAGCTCTTCGTTGCGACCGCCGATCTCGTTGTAGATCTCGTGCAGGAACTTACGCAGGTCAGCAACCTTGCGCTGCTCTTCGATCATACGGTTGATCTTCTCGCCCAGACCCTTGGCCGCGAGGCCCAGGTGGGTTTCAAGGATCTGACCAACGTTCATACGCGAAGGTACGCCCAACGGGTTGAGGACGACGTCGACCGGGGTGCCATTGGCATCGTGCGGCATGTCTTCAACCGGCATGATCACGGAGACCACACCTTTGTTACCGTGACGACCGGCCATCTTGTCGCCCGGCTGGATGCGGCGACGGATTGCCAGGTAAACCTTGACGATTTTCAGCACGCCTGGAGCCAGGTCATCGCCCTGCTGCAGTTTGCGCTTCTTGTCTTCGAACTTGTCGTCCAGCAGACGGCGGCGATCAACGATATAGGCCTGGGCCTTCTCGAGCTGCTCGTTCAGAGCATCTTCAGCCATGCGCAGTTTGAACCACTGGCCGTGCTCAAGACCGTCGAGTACTTCGTCGGTGATGTCCTGACCTTTCTTCAGACCTGCGCCGCCTTCAGCCTTGTGGCCTACCAGAGCGGAACGCAGACGTTCGAAGGTCGCGCCTTCAACGATACGGAACTCTTCGTTCAGGTCCTTGCGGATCTCGTCGAGTTGAGTCTTCTCGATGGACAGTGCACGAGCATCACGCTCAACGCCGTCACGGGTGAAGACCTGTACGTCGATGACAGTACCTTTGGTACCGGTAGGTACACGCAGGGAGGTGTCTTTAACGTCGCTGGCTTTTTCACCGAAGATGGCACGCAACAGTTTCTCTTCCGGAGTCAGTTGGGTCTCGCCTTTCGGAGTGACCTTACCGACCAGAATGTCGCCTGCGCCAACTTCAGCACCTACGTAAACGATACCGGCTTCGTCCAGCTTGTTCAGTGCAGCTTCACCCACGTTCGGGATGTCTGCAGTGATTTCCTCTGGCCCAAGCTTGGTGTCACGTGCCACACAGGTCAGTTCCTGAATGTGGATCGTGGTGAAGCGGTCTTCTTGAACCACACGCTCGGACAGGCAGATGGAGTCTTCGAAGTTGAAGCCGTTCCATGCCATGAACGCGATGCGCATGTTCTGACCCAGTGCCAGTTCACCCATGTCGGTGGACGGGCCGTCGGCCATGATGTCGCTGCGCTGAACGCGATCACCCTTGCTCACCAGCGGACGCTGGTTGATGCAGGTGTTCTGGTTCGAGCGGGTGTATTTGGTCAGGTTGTAGATGTCGACACCGGCTTCGCCAGTTTCAACTTCATCATCGGCAACACGAACCACGATACGGCTGGCATCAACGGAGTCGATCACGCCGCCACGACGAGCCACGACGCAAACGCCGGAGTCACGGGCTACGTTACGCTCCATGCCGGTACCTACCAGCGGCTTGTCAGCACGCAGGGTGGGTACAGCTTGACGCTGCATGTTGGAACCCATCAACGCACGGTTGGCGTCATCGTGCTCCAGGAACGGGATCAGCGACGCTGCAACCGAAACTACCTGCTTCGGCGAAACGTCCATCAAGGTGACGTCTTCCGGCGCCTTGACGGTGAACTCGTTCAAGTGACGAACAGCTACCAGCTCGTCGATCAGGACTTTCTTGTCGTTCATCGTGGCCGAAGCCTGAGCGATCACGTGATCAGCTTCTTCGATGGCAGACAGGAATACGATCTCGTCGGTGACCAGAGCGTCTTTCACCACACGGTACGGGCTCTCGAGGAAACCGTACTGGTTGGTGCGCGCATAAGCGGCCAAGGAGTTGATCAGACCGATGTTCGGACCTTCCGGCGTTTCGATCGGGCAAACACGACCGTAGTGCGTCGGGTGTACGTCACGAACTTCAAAGCCTGCACGCTCACGGGTCAGACCGCCCGGGCCAAGTGCGGAAACACGGCGCTTGTGGGTGATCTCGGAGAGCGGGTTGTTCTGGTCCATGAACTGGGAAAGCTGGCTGGAACCGAAGAACTCTTTCACCGCTGCTGCCACTGGCTTGGCGTTGATCAGGTCTTGCGGCATCAGGCCTTCGCTTTCAGCCATCGACAGACGCTCTTTGACCGCACGCTCAACACGCACAAGGCCAACGCGGAACTGGTTTTCGGCCATTTCGCCTACGCAGCGAACACGACGGTTACCCAGGTGGTCGATGTCATCGACGATGCCTTTACCGTTACGGATGTCGACCAGAGTCTTCAGTACCGCGACGATGTCTTCCTTGCACAGCACGCCCGAACCTTCGATCTCGGTACGACCGATACGACGGTTGAACTTCATCCGGCCGACCGCAGACAGGTCATAACGCTCAGGGCTGAAGAACAGGTTGTTGAACAGGGTCTCGGCAGCGTCTTTGGTTGGCGGCTCACCAGGACGCATCATGCGATAGATCTCGACCAGCGCTTCCAATTGGTTGCTGGTGGAGTCGATCTTCAGTGTGTCGGAGATGAACGGACCGCAGTCGATGTCGTTGGTGTACAGGGTCTCGATGCGAACAACCTGGGCCTTGGCGATTTTTGCCAGGATTTCGGTGTTCAGCTCGGTGTTGCACTCAGCCAGGATTTCGCCTGTAGCCGGGTGAACGATAACCTTGGCGGTGGTGCGACCCAGGACGTAGTCCAGAGGCACTTCCAGCGACTTGATGCCGGCTTTTTCGATCTGGTTGATGTGGCGCGCCGTAATACGACGACCCGCCTCAACGATCACTTTGCCGTTTTCGTCCTGAATATCCAGAACGGCAATTTCACCACGCAGACGCGAAGCAATCAGCTCCAGGCTGAGGGTTTCATCCTTCAGGCTGAATACGTTGGTGGTGTAGAAAGCGTCCAGCACCTGCTCAGTGGTGTAACCGAGCGCGCGCAGCAGTACCGAGGCCGGCAGCTTGCGACGACGGTCGATACGCACGAACACGCAGTCTTTCGGGTCGAACTCGAAGTCCAACCACGAACCGCGGTACGGAATGATCCGCGCGGAGTACAGGAGTTTACCGGAGCTGTGCGTCTTGCCGCGGTCGTGGTCGAAGAACACGCCCGGGGAACGGTGCAGCTGGGAAACAATAACACGCTCGGTACCGTTGATTACGAAGGTACCGTTTTCAGTCATCAGTGGGATTTCGCCCATGTAGACTTCTTGCTCTTTGATGTCCTTGATCGCTTTGTTCGACGATTCTTTGTCGAAAATGATCAGGCGGACTTTTACCCGCAAAGGTACGGCGTACGTAACACCGCGCAACACGCATTCTTTGACATCAAATGCCGGTTCGCCCAGGCGATAACCCACGTACTCCAGCGCAGCATTGCCGGAGTAGCTGATGATCGGGAAAACGGATTTGAAGGCCGCATGCAGGCCCACGTCGCGGAACTGATCTTTGGTCGCTCCCGCCTGCAAGAATTCACGATACGAATCCAGCTGGATAGCCAGAAGGTACGGGACATCCATGACGTCCGGCAACTTGCTAAAGTCCTTGCGGATACGTTTTTTCTCAGTATATGAGTAAGCCATCAGCGTTCCCCAGCTTGGTCACCTGCTTGTTTGGCCCCTCCGACGGGAGCAGCCAGAAAATCTTGCAAACCCCATGGTTTGCACCACCGCATCGGGTGGCTACAGCGCGTCATTGGCGGCGACCGAGTCGACAGCCAAGAACGGAAAAAGGCCGGTGGCAAGAGCCACCAGCCATCAGCCTTCAGCTTAACGCTTGGGCTGGAGACGCAAGGTCGATGCTTACTTCAGCTCGACTTTAGCGCCTGCTTCTTCCAGCACTGCTTTAGCTTTGTCAGCGGCGTCTTTCGACACTGCTTCCAGAACCTGGGCAGGAGCGCCGTCAACTACAGCCTTGGCTTCTTTCAGGCCCAGACCGGTCAGTTCACGAACTGCCTTGATCACGTTTACTTTCTTCTCGCCAGCTTCCAGCAGCATGACGTTGAATTCGGTTTGCTCTTCAGCAGCAACAGCAGCAACAGCTGGGCCAGCGGAAGCAGCGGCAGCGGAAACGCCGAATTTTTCTTCGAAAGCTTTGATCAGCTCAACAACCTGCAGAACCGACATTTCAGCTACGGCGTTGAGGATATCTTCTTGGGAGATAGACATTACTGTATTTCCTGAATTGGGGGACGGCCTACGCGGCCATCGAAATAAACAAAAATACGCGAAAGGAGATGCTCAGCCTTAGGCTGCGGCAGCTTCTTTTTGCTCGCGAACTGCGGCCAGAGTACGAGCCAACTTGCTGGTAGCGCCTTGAATCACGCTCATCAGCTGAGAAATAGCTTCGTTACGGGTCGGCAGTGTTGCCAGTACGTCGATTTGGTTAGCTGCGAGGAACTTGCCCTCGAACGCAGCTGCCTTGATCTCGAACTTATCCTGACTCTTGGCGAATTCCTTGAACAAACGGGCAGCAGCACCCGGGTGATCTTTGGAGAACGCGATCAGAGTCGGGCCGGTGAACACGTCATTGAGGACACTGTATTCAGTGTCAGCAACAGCGCGCTTGAGCAGGGTGTTACGTACAACACGTACGTATACGCCAGCTTCACGAGCCTCTTTACGGAGTCCGGTCATAGCGCTTACTGTCACACCACGGGCATCAGCCACGACAGCGGACAGAGCAGCTTTGGCAGCCTCGTTGACTTCAGCGACGATGGCCTTCTTGTCTTCGAGATTAATTGCCACGGGTTTAACTCCTGCTTGTTACCGTTTCATCTGGCCGAAGCCGGATGTCGTTTTGGTGTCTGATTCGGTAAGGAACCGGGAGCACCATCTGCGTAGGCTTGAGGTTTAAGGCTTGCGCCGCCTACGGTCTTGGATAGCCCCCGCCAGGCAGGGACCCCAATTTTTTCAATTGGCGCGATCTCTCGCACCAACGTGTTTCTTATACGTCCAGCGAGCCTTGGTCGATGACCAGACCTGGGCCCATAGTGGTGCTCAGGGTAACGCGCTTGACGTAGATACCTTTCGAGGAAGCTGGCTTGATACGCTTCAGATCAGCGATCAGGGCTTCAACGTTTTCCTTCAGCTTGACGGCATCAAAGCCGACTTTGCCAACGGAGGTGTGGATGATGCCGTTTTTGTCGGTGCGATAACGAACCTGACCAGCCTTGGCGTTTTTAACCGCGGTAGCTACGTCTGGCGTTACGGTGCCGACTTTAGGGTTAGGCATCAGACCACGTGGACCGAGGATCTGACCCAACTGACCTACAACGCGCATTGCATCCGGGGAAGCAATTACTACGTCGTAGTTCAGGTCGCCGCCTTTCATTTCGGCAGCCAGGTCGTCCATGCCAACGCGATCAGCGCCGGCGGCCAGAGCAGCTTCAGCTGCTGGGCCTTGGGTGAAGACAGCAACACGTACAGTCTTGCCAGTACCGTGTGGCAGCACAGTAGCGCTACGAACGACCTGGTCGGATTTACGTGGGTCAACACCCAGGTTTACAGCAACGTCAACGGACTCGCTGAACTTGACAGTCGACAGCTCGGTCAGCAGGGCAGCGGCGTCTACAAAGTTGTAGGCCTTGCCTGCTTCGATTTTGCCGGCGATAGCCTTTTGGCGCTTGGTCAGCTTAGCCATTACACACCCTCCACGTTAAGGCCCATGCTACGAGCAGAACCGGCGATGGTACGCACGGCTGCATCCATATCAGCTGCAGTCAGATCCGCGTTTTTGGTTTTCGCGATTTCTTCCAGCTGAGCACGAGTTACGGTGCCAACCTTAACGGTGTTAGGACGAGCGGAACCGCTAGTCAGACCAGCAGCTTTCTTCAGCAAAACTGAAGCCGGGGTCGACTTGGTTTCGAAAGTGAAGCTACGGTCGCTGTATACAGTGATGATCACTGGAGTCGGCAGACCTGGCTCAAGACCCTGAGTACGGGCGTTGAAGGCCTTGCAGAATTCCATGATGTTCACGCCGTGCTGACCCAGAGCCGGGCCGACAGGTGGACTTGGGTTGGCCTGAGCGGCCTTTACTTGCAGCTTGATGTAAGCGGTAATCTTCTTGGCCATGAGGCACTCCAATTACGGGTTCAAACGCCTCGAAAGGCTCCCCGGTTACTTGCGCGTTTATCCCAGTGACGACAAAACCCCACAGCCTAAGGCTGCGGGGTTGGGATGCTTGCTCAGCTAGACCTTCTCGACCTGGCTGAACTCCAACTCTACCGGAGTAGAGCGACCGAAAATGAGCACTGCCACTTGGATCCGGCTCTTTTCGTAGTTAACTTCTTCGACGGTGCCGTTGAAATCAGCAAACGGACCATCTGTGACACGAACAACCTCACCCGGCTCGAACAACGTCTTCGGCTTAGGCTTGTCGCTACCGTCAGCAACGCGACGCAGAATTGCTTCCGCCTCTTTGTCGGTGATCGGAGCAGGCTTATCAGCAGTACCGCCGATGAAACCCATGACACGAGGAGTGTCCTTGACCAAGTGCCAAGTACCTTCATTCATGTCCATCTGAACCAGCACGTAGCCAGGGAAGAACTTGCGTTCGCTTTTGCGCTTCTGGCCATTCCGCATTTCAACCACTTCTTCAGTGGGAACCAGAATTTCGCCGAAGCCATCTTCCATGCCTGCGAGCTTTACGCGCTCTAGCAAAGAGCGCATAACATGCTTCTCGTAACCCGAGTAAGCATGCACAACGTACCAACGCTTAGCCACGGGACACCCTTAGCCAACAATCAAGGAAACAAGCCAGCCGAGCAGGGAATCAAGCCCCCACAACAGCAACGCCATAACCAGAACAACAGCCACAACAATCAACGTGGTCTGCGTGGTTTCTTGGCGAGTCGGCCAAACGACTTTACGAATTTCGGTGCGAGCTTCCTTTACCAGGACCGCGAAAGACTTGCCTTTGGCAGTCTGCAGGCCTACAAAGGCAGCTACAGCAGCAAGGGCGAGCAAAGCGAGTACACGGTACAGGATCGGCGAAGCAGAGTAGTACTGATTGCCAACAACGCCTACGACCACCAATGCGACTACGGCGAGCCACTTGACGAGATCGAA encodes:
- the rplL gene encoding 50S ribosomal protein L7/L12 codes for the protein MSISQEDILNAVAEMSVLQVVELIKAFEEKFGVSAAAASAGPAVAAVAAEEQTEFNVMLLEAGEKKVNVIKAVRELTGLGLKEAKAVVDGAPAQVLEAVSKDAADKAKAVLEEAGAKVELK
- the nusG gene encoding transcription termination/antitermination protein NusG is translated as MAKRWYVVHAYSGYEKHVMRSLLERVKLAGMEDGFGEILVPTEEVVEMRNGQKRKSERKFFPGYVLVQMDMNEGTWHLVKDTPRVMGFIGGTADKPAPITDKEAEAILRRVADGSDKPKPKTLFEPGEVVRVTDGPFADFNGTVEEVNYEKSRIQVAVLIFGRSTPVELEFSQVEKV
- the rplK gene encoding 50S ribosomal protein L11; this translates as MAKKITAYIKLQVKAAQANPSPPVGPALGQHGVNIMEFCKAFNARTQGLEPGLPTPVIITVYSDRSFTFETKSTPASVLLKKAAGLTSGSARPNTVKVGTVTRAQLEEIAKTKNADLTAADMDAAVRTIAGSARSMGLNVEGV
- the rplA gene encoding 50S ribosomal protein L1, whose product is MAKLTKRQKAIAGKIEAGKAYNFVDAAALLTELSTVKFSESVDVAVNLGVDPRKSDQVVRSATVLPHGTGKTVRVAVFTQGPAAEAALAAGADRVGMDDLAAEMKGGDLNYDVVIASPDAMRVVGQLGQILGPRGLMPNPKVGTVTPDVATAVKNAKAGQVRYRTDKNGIIHTSVGKVGFDAVKLKENVEALIADLKRIKPASSKGIYVKRVTLSTTMGPGLVIDQGSLDV
- the secE gene encoding preprotein translocase subunit SecE; amino-acid sequence: MTPKAEAQSSRFDLVKWLAVVALVVVGVVGNQYYSASPILYRVLALLALAAVAAFVGLQTAKGKSFAVLVKEARTEIRKVVWPTRQETTQTTLIVVAVVLVMALLLWGLDSLLGWLVSLIVG
- the rplJ gene encoding 50S ribosomal protein L10 → MAINLEDKKAIVAEVNEAAKAALSAVVADARGVTVSAMTGLRKEAREAGVYVRVVRNTLLKRAVADTEYSVLNDVFTGPTLIAFSKDHPGAAARLFKEFAKSQDKFEIKAAAFEGKFLAANQIDVLATLPTRNEAISQLMSVIQGATSKLARTLAAVREQKEAAAA
- the rpoB gene encoding DNA-directed RNA polymerase subunit beta; this translates as MAYSYTEKKRIRKDFSKLPDVMDVPYLLAIQLDSYREFLQAGATKDQFRDVGLHAAFKSVFPIISYSGNAALEYVGYRLGEPAFDVKECVLRGVTYAVPLRVKVRLIIFDKESSNKAIKDIKEQEVYMGEIPLMTENGTFVINGTERVIVSQLHRSPGVFFDHDRGKTHSSGKLLYSARIIPYRGSWLDFEFDPKDCVFVRIDRRRKLPASVLLRALGYTTEQVLDAFYTTNVFSLKDETLSLELIASRLRGEIAVLDIQDENGKVIVEAGRRITARHINQIEKAGIKSLEVPLDYVLGRTTAKVIVHPATGEILAECNTELNTEILAKIAKAQVVRIETLYTNDIDCGPFISDTLKIDSTSNQLEALVEIYRMMRPGEPPTKDAAETLFNNLFFSPERYDLSAVGRMKFNRRIGRTEIEGSGVLCKEDIVAVLKTLVDIRNGKGIVDDIDHLGNRRVRCVGEMAENQFRVGLVRVERAVKERLSMAESEGLMPQDLINAKPVAAAVKEFFGSSQLSQFMDQNNPLSEITHKRRVSALGPGGLTRERAGFEVRDVHPTHYGRVCPIETPEGPNIGLINSLAAYARTNQYGFLESPYRVVKDALVTDEIVFLSAIEEADHVIAQASATMNDKKVLIDELVAVRHLNEFTVKAPEDVTLMDVSPKQVVSVAASLIPFLEHDDANRALMGSNMQRQAVPTLRADKPLVGTGMERNVARDSGVCVVARRGGVIDSVDASRIVVRVADDEVETGEAGVDIYNLTKYTRSNQNTCINQRPLVSKGDRVQRSDIMADGPSTDMGELALGQNMRIAFMAWNGFNFEDSICLSERVVQEDRFTTIHIQELTCVARDTKLGPEEITADIPNVGEAALNKLDEAGIVYVGAEVGAGDILVGKVTPKGETQLTPEEKLLRAIFGEKASDVKDTSLRVPTGTKGTVIDVQVFTRDGVERDARALSIEKTQLDEIRKDLNEEFRIVEGATFERLRSALVGHKAEGGAGLKKGQDITDEVLDGLEHGQWFKLRMAEDALNEQLEKAQAYIVDRRRLLDDKFEDKKRKLQQGDDLAPGVLKIVKVYLAIRRRIQPGDKMAGRHGNKGVVSVIMPVEDMPHDANGTPVDVVLNPLGVPSRMNVGQILETHLGLAAKGLGEKINRMIEEQRKVADLRKFLHEIYNEIGGRNEELDTFSDQEILDLAKNLRGGVPMATPVFDGAKESEIKAMLKLADLPESGQMQLFDGRTGNKFERPVTVGYMYMLKLNHLVDDKMHARSTGSYSLVTQQPLGGKAQFGGQRFGEMEVWALEAYGAAYTLQEMLTVKSDDVNGRTKMYKNIVDGDHRMEPGMPESFNVLIKEIRSLGIDIDLETE